In Silurus meridionalis isolate SWU-2019-XX chromosome 11, ASM1480568v1, whole genome shotgun sequence, the sequence CTGATTGTTTAGCTGAAGAGTGAATTAATTACATTATGTTATTATACAGTAATGCGATTAcagtttatatagtttatatctgtctcaggattagaaatgagtttattagagggacagtgcatgtaggacattttggggataaagtgagagaggcccaattgatttggtttggacatgtgcagaggagggacattgggtatatcggtaggagaatgctgaggatggagctgccaggaaggaggaaaagaggaagaccaaggaggaggtttatggatgtggtgagggaggacatgcaggtagttggtttcaAAAGAGCCAGATGTATAGGAcaaagtagtatggagacatatgatccgctgtggtgacctctaatgggagcagctgaaaaaaaaagaagaagaagaagaagcatgttaacatttctatttctatcCATGTACAATTTTAGcttcaaaaatctaaaaatgttttctacATAACCAAAAAAGGGTATTTTTATTGATCATGGTTGTAATTAGTGCAGATTTGGTAGCTATCAAAGAACATATTGAACATTATCATTTGTCAGATAGTTTACTGTTCTGTAGATGCAAACAATGttgactgaaaataaaaaacccaaataataaaattaaagaagatAAAATAGCTATTGCACTTAAGTTAAAGTTATTCAATATTGACCAATGGTAAAGGACAACCTAAAGTTTAATGTGGGATAATAACTATTCTCAAAACATAGGGGGATGGAAGCACAGTATTTCTGCTTTGTTATCATATACCACTGCCCATGGCTGCTTGGGAAAGCACAGCTGGTGCTATGCACAATGATATTGCTTTTATTAGTCTTTAAAGAAAAtctgaaaagaaagaatgtaCATAGCCAGGTAACATTAAAGTTGATTTGCCCATAAATCTCGGTTGGAGGTTATccttttaaatgcaaaactaaaaggatgataaaaaaaaataaaggaacatAGAGCCCCAAGTGCCTTTTAGTCAACCATCTGTGCTGAAGAATTCTATTACATTCTGGCATGCTTTCTGATTTCCCATGCCTAATGCCTTTCTctatgcttttctttttcagttttcaaGACGGCCATAGTTTTTGTGTACAAAGATTGCTCCaagcaaaagaagaaaattgTGAGTGCTTTTGGAccccctctttttcttttattatacaaTAAGAGAATTACAGCATGGGCAATACAAGTCTGGTCCTGACAGCATGATTACTGTTAACGCATGTATGCTTGGCCCTTTGTGCCGTACTTTGTGTACGTCTGCAATAAAAATGTCAGAGGAGAAAACTCTTTGAAAGTTCTCATTAGTTGTGAAAACAGCTATAGATAACCAGGACTTCCTCTGACCTTACTAACTGCAGACTTCGGCACagtatgcaaattattttctctGAGATATTTTTCCAAATTATGAGAAATATCTCATCATACATATGCCTGTTCTCCTGAAGGTGGCCAATAATTTTAAACTAGACCCTTTCGCCTGTGACTTTATGAATTGTTATAGTTTGTACTTTATATATGTCtttatactttttctttctttcgctgtAGGGAACGTCTCACAAAGGCTTTGTTTCTGATGAGAGAGACCCATTTCGATTCAGGCATATGATTCCTTCAGATGCCCTCCAAGTCCGCAATACTACCAGTGAGTCAACCATATAGTGTCTTTCATTCCACCACTTTCCTATTTAAAAGGCAGATTGAGATTTTGAATATGTGTTggaaacaaattatttaaacaatttgatGTACACTCAAGATGCCATGTGagcttgacaaaaaaaaaacccaagtgTGTCTACTACtgtgcttgttttatttttatatatatatatatatatatatatatatatatatatatatatatatatatatatatatatatggccaataattatttctattaGAAGATTTCTATTTGAAGATTCAATAATCCTATGAAATCAGAGTCGCATAGAGATAACTATTCCATGCAATTTCCCAAAGATATAacatattctattttttttaaacactgtcaATATTTCATATGTAGATGTTAAATATCCTATGTATTTAGTTATAACATGGACAATTGCAGTGCATGTTTTTCAGTAAATGGGAAAGTAGTGGCTCCATGCTCTGCCTTTTATCATTAAACAAAATCTCTTAAATCCCTGCAGTCTTCcactttttaatttgtaatttatttttgcacCATTACATGCTGTGTTCAAAGTTGAAAATctattaaacaaatgtaattcttttcccTATGTTTTCAAGATTCAGATGGAACAGCAGTATGTGAGATAGTTCACATAAGATCTGAGTCTGAAGGAAGGCCAGAGAGGACTTTTCATCTGTGTTGTAGGTAAGACTGGAACCATGTGACCATCACATGGTACGTGTTTTCTAGTGCATGGCTAGTATATGATTTAATAGTAGGTTATACTCTGCtagggtcccctggtggtctagtggttaggatgcggcacgcTCACCACTGCAGCCCGGGTTcaattcccggtcagggaaccgaccccagtcattagtgttgcacaagccagtgcactcttagtgccggtcccaagcccgaataaatggggagggttgtgttaggaagggcatccagcgtaaaaacatgccaaatcaaacatgcagatcatgaaaacggatgatcctctgtggtgacccctaatgggagaagctgaaagaaagtttatactCTGCTTAATCACAACAGTGTAAtactactacacactactagTTTTTCCTCTGATCATTGGTGTCGCTAAAGAATCTTTTACCAAAAGCGTCATTTGACGCCAGAAaagaaatttcattattttatttttatctttgaaAGTCATGCATTTAATTTACAATGGAAGACTGGgattatgttgttgttgttttcagaaataataataaattaactgCAAATTTGTTAAAAGCAGCTATTTTGGGGCTACATACATTATTCTATTGCCTAGGACATGAACCTGTTGTATCAGCTatgcaacaaacaaacatgtaatgatcacttcactttttcttttattccagTTCCTCTGAGAGTAAAAGGGACTTCCTGAAAACAGTGCACTCTGTCTTAAGGGACAAACAGCGTCGGCAGCTGTTAAAGACAGAGAGTTTGCCTCATAGTCAGCAGTATATTCCATTTGGAGGAAAACGCTTTTTCGCACTGAAAGGAGTCAGGCCCATAAACAGAGCAGGTAAACCTCCAAATCCTTTATTTTTGTGTTAGACCTGCATAGCATCTACTGATCAAGCCAAGAGACCTCAGTgctaaaactgttttttttttccttctccttttcaGTTTCAGCTCCACCTGGAAACCTGGGCCGAAAAAGACTTGTACGCAATCGCTTCACCATCAACACCGACATTGTCTTTGACAACTGCACCAGTCAAGACTCCACAGTTTTTCCTCAGAGAGATCATGTGTCTCCATCCCAGAATAATCATAGGACGGATGGAGACACCGACCACTGGGTAGAAGAGCAGTTTGACTTGCAGCtgtatgacagacagacagacgtaaAGGAGACAGACATCCTCAGCGATGATGACGAATACTGCGAGTCTGTCAAAGGTTCTTCTGCTGAGCCTAGCCTGGAAGAGTCTTTCGAAGCTCTTATAGCCGAAGTAGAGGAGGAACAAAAGAACGAGGACAAGAAGGACAAAGACATAGCTCCCAGCAAAGGTTCAGAAAACAAGCTGCCGGAAAAGTCCCTTGGCCATCTAAGGTTGACTCCGCTACGTAAGCAGTGTGCTGTAGAAGACAATGTGCCTCAGAGGGAGGTGGAGGTTATCTGGGTTCGCAGAGACGATTTTAACGGTGGCTGCGGCACTGATATCTTCTGAAGTCGATTTTACAAGTCCTTTGTCTTTACTGTCAGACAAAATGTCAAAGGAAATGGTTGCTGGTGTAAATACATTCGACAGCTGCTTAAATAAGCAATATGGGTCAACATCATAAAACCCAAGTCCCTGCACATCTTTGGATGAAGTTACACGATATCTGAACTCTTCATTTCTTAAGCAGTTTATTGGGACTGGATGGGATGACTTAAGATGCTGAAAAACATCTGAATGGGATCACACAGTAATTGGGGACAGCCATATGTTTCCAAACCGTAAACACACTGACATGCTGCATGATGTGCACTCATATCCTGTAGGCAGCTACACTTCCTTTTCAAACCTAGTTgccaaaataattatttttgtaaaaccGCTAGGATCGTGGGTCAGTCCTGTTTTCATAGCTTATGACCGCTGTTCTTTACTcaagggctgtgtgtgtgttagtgatgtCCAGAACCCCATGGCTAAACTCAAGCCTCATCTTACTCAACAGCACCATGCAGATCACATTGTCCAGAGCACAAAAGCATATCATTGCTATTATGATCCTCTGAAAGCCACCGTTTACGATTTCTCAGCGACATCCttgatctttctttttcttttgattttacAGCATGCCCTCCAGTCCAGTATTACCCAGCCCTAACCACTTAAAGggatattttaaattattattatggatCCTGCTGTACTTGAATTTTCTATCACAGTTGTTTTGGGAAGGTGTAAAGCCTTGACCTTTTAGCCCTGCACACTGCAATGACCTGAGTGCTTTTGGTTTCAAGTACCAAACTAGTCACAATTTATCTTTATAAAGGTATACTACTGAATTACACACCCACGTAAAGTCGTCACTGACACACTATTTGATATGACATCACCAATCTCACTTGATATCATGAACTACACTTGAACAGTTCGAAAGGCAGTGAATTAGAATTAAATCAGGTGACATATAAGGTTTTGATGAATTCGGacgttttgttgtgttttgcacAACGATTGTTTTGATCATGGTGGACAGAGCGTATTTCTGAAAGAGaagttatattttttaaatgtatgtgaaaTGATGTAAAATGCAATCACTTCCTGTATATGTGCTTTTGAAAACTTTTGGCTGAGatgcattgtaaaaaaaaaaactgtaaatattctTCAACTTTTACATTGtgcatttttgaaaatgtacGCTCACAGTTTCGTGAACTATTATTATTGCGCTTCTTAAATAaaagttctttatttatatCGCCATTTTAACATGGATTGCTTGAGTATAATGTGCATTATTGATTAATTCACACATAAACTTGACTTAGTAATAAGGGTGTCACAGCAAGTGAATAGAGACAGATGCAAATTTATTGAAAACAGTCAGACAAACAAATCCCAGTAAAATTCCCAAATCGTAATAAAAGTACGTGCAAAGTTCAGTCAAGGTGCAAACAACAAAGATGAGACAAATCCAACAAtcaaaacaaacagataaaatCCAGAGTTTTGGTAAGTCAAAAGTGGAAAAATATAGAGCTGGTACAACTTAGGCTTCTTATAAAGTAAGTGTGAGAAATAATTGCTTACAAGTGTGTGGTTAGTAGTCAGGTGACTGAATGTAATAGAGTCAGTTGGGGAAAGTGTAATTTCTGGCTGCCATATTTGTAAGCTGCGGTGTGTTCTGGAAAACAGAGTTCACTGAGGTTGTTTGACAAAGGGAGAGAGTgaaacaaacaaccaaaaaaaccccaaaaaaaccaGATATTTGACCAATTTAACATCAAGTTTAAAATTCTAGTTTCAGTAGTGTCTTAAAAAATGCCAATGGTTGCAactatatacagtgcatctgtCTAATAAAACGTTTACTAAAAGCATTTACCCTTTTTATAGTTATGAATTAgatgcttatatatataatcaggaAGAAGCACCTGCCTTTTGTAATCTATGTGTTCCAGTAAATTAATATCAAACAGTCATGTGGGACTGCATATGGATGTACTGACACTTGTAATAACACTTATATTAAAGTAATGTAGTAAtttggatgtaaaaaaaaaaaatggttgagCGAAGAAAcgggggaataaaaaaaagaataaacaaagtTTTTAGATAAAAAGGAACTGTTCAAACAGAGCTcttaaaacaattgaaaaagCTCTTGCTGTAATTAAACTTGTATTCAGAATCTGGTGAATGCTCCACTTAGAATTAATTGTGCTTTTGGGAAAAGAGCATTTGGTACTCTTTAAAGTGCTATTTAAatgacaaattatataaataaatgtattgggCCTAACCTGACCTAACCTGTAGTACTTTACAGACATTAAAAATACCCCAACATATCGTTCGCCCAAACAATATACTGGATGCCAGCAACTGCCCCAGGCTGGTCTTTGATGCTTAGATGGGTATATTTTGTCTTGTGTAACTGCCAACTTGCACATATTTTCCAATATTGTTTCAGTTAGGTAGCTACCCAGGTGGCACacttaataaaaatggtaataTTTGATGAGTAAAATCAGGTCTATCAGCTGCATTTACTGAACCCCAGTACAGCCTGTGTTGACCTTTAATTTGGGTCACTCTGCTATATATGAGAAAAGGGAAATAAGGAGTATATTGctatttgaaaataatttttgattaaaaaagacCAGCCTCATGTTgctcattagaggtcactgaatAGATGTATTACACACTGAAGTCTATAGTGCAATAAATTGGATTGTTTCTTATTGTACTAAATATTTTACCGAACTAGAACTTTGAAAATAAATCTGCATTAATTAAACAGATTACAGAAACATGGTTTCTAtgtctttatacatttttaaatattggtaAGTCATAAGTGAAAGGAACCAAGGCatcttaaattttttatataatgtttggtacaatgcaacatttatttttgtgccAAGGCCCTTCATAGGAAAACGTTTGTGTACCTCTGGTTTGCTAGAGTACATTTCACTGAcctgtggggggaaaaaaacctgtgttcataatgagaaaataaaaattcactagATGGCGCCATTCtacaccttaaaaaaaattgttccgTAGAGCTCATCTTGGGATCTTGTAGTTAGTTAGTTGTCtcaaacaattatttttctttatttttattgtttttaacattgtatattaatactgaagacaataaaattattacaaGACAAATATAGAATTATCAGGTAAACAAtacatgttaaatgttaaagcatgtggtcacctggaatggttttccaacaatcttgaagGAATTCCTGAAGGtgtttacttttacttcactatacAGTCCAACTCAGTGGATACTGAATAGTGGCTGTTTAAATAtgccacttcttcttcttcttcttcttcttcttcttcttcttcttcttcttcttcttcttttagctgcttccattaggggtcgccacagcggatcatctgtcgcCGTTCCactttgtcctctacatctgctttttcaaaccaactacctgcatgtcttccatctccatatccataaacctcctcctttgtcttcctcttttccttcttaccagcggctccatccttagcattctcctaccgatgtaccccatgtccctcctctgcacatcttAATCGggcttctctcactttgtccccgaactgtcctacatgcgctgtcctgtCCCATCTACAACTCTGCCATC encodes:
- the tiam1a gene encoding rho guanine nucleotide exchange factor TIAM1 isoform X6; translated protein: MTAFCRSLHDMNSPEPVAYSPSSSSSSCAPSPVSPVPVPSTLRQLSDADKLRKVISELVDTERTYVKDLHFVIERYRTPLQKEHFLSQDELDVLFGNLPEMVEFQVEFLKTLEDGTRLVPDLDKLERVDQFKKVLFSLGGSFLYYADRFKIYSAFCASHTKVPKVLTKAKTDPEFKAFLAKRNPRQQHSSTLESYLIKPIQRVLKYPLLLRELYCLTDPDSEEHYHLNVAMNAMNKVASHINEMQKIHEEYGAVFDQLISEQSTDKKEVADLSMGDLLLHATVVWINPPSSLMKGKKDPELAAFVFKTAIVFVYKDCSKQKKKIGTSHKGFVSDERDPFRFRHMIPSDALQVRNTTNSDGTAVCEIVHIRSESEGRPERTFHLCCSSSESKRDFLKTVHSVLRDKQRRQLLKTESLPHSQQYIPFGGKRFFALKGVRPINRAVSAPPGNLGRKRLVRNRFTINTDIVFDNCTSQDSTVFPQRDHVSPSQNNHRTDGDTDHWVEEQFDLQLYDRQTDVKETDILSDDDEYCESVKGSSAEPSLEESFEALIAEVEEEQKNEDKKDKDIAPSKGSENKLPEKSLGHLRLTPLRKQCAVEDNVPQREVEVIWVRRDDFNGGCGTDIF
- the tiam1a gene encoding rho guanine nucleotide exchange factor TIAM1 isoform X5, with translation MESTEQMTAFCRSLHDMNSPEPVAYSPSSSSSSCAPSPVSPVPVPSTLRQLSDADKLRKVISELVDTERTYVKDLHFVIERYRTPLQKEHFLSQDELDVLFGNLPEMVEFQVEFLKTLEDGTRLVPDLDKLERVDQFKKVLFSLGGSFLYYADRFKIYSAFCASHTKVPKVLTKAKTDPEFKAFLAKRNPRQQHSSTLESYLIKPIQRVLKYPLLLRELYCLTDPDSEEHYHLNVAMNAMNKVASHINEMQKIHEEYGAVFDQLISEQSTDKKEVADLSMGDLLLHATVVWINPPSSLMKGKKDPELAAFVFKTAIVFVYKDCSKQKKKIGTSHKGFVSDERDPFRFRHMIPSDALQVRNTTNSDGTAVCEIVHIRSESEGRPERTFHLCCSSSESKRDFLKTVHSVLRDKQRRQLLKTESLPHSQQYIPFGGKRFFALKGVRPINRAVSAPPGNLGRKRLVRNRFTINTDIVFDNCTSQDSTVFPQRDHVSPSQNNHRTDGDTDHWVEEQFDLQLYDRQTDVKETDILSDDDEYCESVKGSSAEPSLEESFEALIAEVEEEQKNEDKKDKDIAPSKGSENKLPEKSLGHLRLTPLRKQCAVEDNVPQREVEVIWVRRDDFNGGCGTDIF